The genomic interval GATCGCGCCGCCGACGCCCCATTTCCACTGGCTGAACCTGTACGACCCCGACGACGTGCTGGGCTGGCCCCTGCGCCCGCTATCGCCCGGCTACGCCGCCCTGGTCGAGGACCGCGCCATCAATGCCGGGCAGGGCGCGGTGACCTGGATGCTCAAGAGCTGGAATCCCTTGTCGCACAGCGCCTACTGGCAGGATGTGCAGGTGCTCGAGGCGCTGGCGGCGATGTTGCGGCGGATGGCGGAGTGAGGAAGTGGACCGCGGAAACATTGTTGGCTGGACCCCACCCTACGGCCCCGCCTTGCGTGCCGCATCCTCGCGCTCCATGCGTGCCCGCACGCCGCCGTCGACTCCGGTTCCGCCGGGCGTCGGCTGGTGGATGGCGTTGCTGCTGCTTGGGACCGGGCTGCCCAGTTCGAACTGCTCCCTTGCGGGCGACGCCGGCCGAAATACGCTCGGTGATGTCCGGTGCGATGCGGTGGCCCCAGTAGGCGCTGCGTGCCTTCCAGCCGGCCGGGACTTCCTCGCGCGGATAGACCGAGGCGCGCACGATGATGTCGACCACCTTGGCCGGATCGTCCATCAATGGCATGCGCGGCGCGTGGCCGCTGTAGTTGGAAGCGTGTTCGAAAAAGGGCGTATCGGCCGCCCGGGGCAGCACGGTCGTGACGGCGATGCGGTCCTGGCCGGCCAGGCGCAGTTCCTCGCGCAGCGCCCGTCCCGGGGCCAGCACCGCGGCCTTGGTCGAGGAGTAGGACGCGTGATAGGCCTGCGGTACCTCGCTTTCCACCGAGCCGATGTTCATCAGGACGCCGTGACCCTGCTGGCGGAACTGGCGCAGCGCGACGTGGCTGCCGTAGATGACGCCCTTGAGGTTGACGTCGACGACGCGCGCGTGGTCTTCCATCGGAATCTTGTCGAATTCGCCGATCGCGCCGACGCCCGCGTTGTTGATCCAGACGTCGATGCGGCCGAAGCGGCGCACCGTTTCCTCGGCCAGGCGGCGTAGGTCCTCGGGACGGGCGACGTCGACCGTGACGACGAGCGCCGTGCCGCCGGCGGCCGTGACCTGGCCCGCGACTTCGTTCAACACCTCGGTGCGGCGCGCGGCCAGCACCACGTTGGCGTGCATCGCGCCCAGGCGCAGGGCGACGCCGCCGCGCCGAAACCGCTCGAGGCGCCCGTCACGACATAGGTCTTGCCGGCCACGGTGGCCGCTTCGTCGGCCGACAGCGTGCTGGCGCAGCCACCAAATAGAAGCGCCGGCAACAGGGCAAGGATGTACAGCAGCCGCCGCATGGCGGACTGGTCAGACACAGGCATAGGGACTCCACGGGGGACAACGATGAGTCCATCTTAAGACGAATCTACCGACCGCCGCTGTCCGATACCGCCTGGCACGAAAGCGTTTGCCTCAGGCCCGTTGCAAGGTGAACAGCGGCCGGATATCGCCTGCCACCGTACCGCGCGCGTTGCGGATCTGCGGCTGGCGGAAGCGCTCCAGCGCCGCGCGGCGCGTGTCGTCGAGCAGGCCAAGCTGGTCGAGCACCTTGTAGGTGATGGTGTGCAGGCCGCGGTTGTTGCCGTCCATGACCTTGATGGCGATGCCGATCCCGGCCGAGCGGACGCCGATCGCCTGCACGGCGTCGGCGCCGATCTTGGCCACCCAGTCGCCGCCGCCCGCGCTCATCAGGATGAGGTCGCTGCGCTCGGTGCCGGAGACCATGTCGGGCCGCCCCGTCATGGCGTCGAACAGCGGTCCGAGTGCCGCACCCAGGCGCGGATCGCGGGCGCCCTGGCCGAGACGGGCATACAGGTGCGCCAGGCTCGCCAGCGGCAGCGCGTAGTTCGGCGCCGAGCAGCCGTCGATCCCCAGCGGCAGGCTGGCTTCGGGCTGGCCGACCGCGTCGGCCAGCGCGGCGCGGATGGCCCGCTGCAGGGGGTGCTGCGGGTCGACATAGCCTTCGAGCGGCGCGCCGTGCTGGCGGCACCAGCCGAGAAAGCCGCTGTGCTTGCCCGAGCAGTTGTGGTGCAGTGGGGTGAAGCGGGTGGCCGGTACGGGCAGCCCCATCGCGTCGTAGTAGAGCGGCGTGCCGCAGCCGCATTCGAGGTGGGCTTCGTCCACGCCGATCTTGTCGAGGATGGCGCGCACGCCCGCCAGGTGCT from Massilia sp. Se16.2.3 carries:
- a CDS encoding SDR family oxidoreductase, whose translation is MHANVVLAARRTEVLNEVAGQVTAAGGTALVVTVDVARPEDLRRLAEETVRRFGRIDVWINNAGVGAIGEFDKIPMEDHARVVDVNLKGVIYGSHVALRQFRQQGHGVLMNIGSVESEVPQAYHASYSSTKAAVLAPGRALREELRLAGQDRIAVTTVLPRAADTPFFEHASNYSGHAPRMPLMDDPAKVVDIIVRASVYPREEVPAGWKARSAYWGHRIAPDITERISAGVARKGAVRTGQPGPKQQQRHPPADARRNRSRRRRAGTHGARGCGTQGGAVGWGPANNVSAVHFLTPPSAATSPPAPRAPAHPASRRCATRDSSS
- a CDS encoding asparaginase, whose product is MQAVPLVATTRGYPSSGYVVENVHAGSIAVVDTSGKLLAWAGDPHYPTFTRSALKPFQALPFLAGEGPAKFGLEQGELALLCASHSGEEKHLAGVRAILDKIGVDEAHLECGCGTPLYYDAMGLPVPATRFTPLHHNCSGKHSGFLGWCRQHGAPLEGYVDPQHPLQRAIRAALADAVGQPEASLPLGIDGCSAPNYALPLASLAHLYARLGQGARDPRLGAALGPLFDAMTGRPDMVSGTERSDLILMSAGGGDWVAKIGADAVQAIGVRSAGIGIAIKVMDGNNRGLHTITYKVLDQLGLLDDTRRAALERFRQPQIRNARGTVAGDIRPLFTLQRA